The following coding sequences lie in one Paenibacillus durus ATCC 35681 genomic window:
- the ligA gene encoding NAD-dependent DNA ligase LigA, with product MDAMHTMEELVAELNKYNYHYYTLDAPLISDKEYDALYDKLASLEAESGIVLPDSPTQRVGGELLKGFVPHRHLAPLWSLDKAQNIEQLRNWNARVLRLVNDYNSKNPEQPLPEPRYAVELKFDGLTLNLTYRDGRLVQASTRGNGVTGEGILAQVKTIKSVPLTIPFKEGVIEVQGEGIMNLSVLADYNKTAAEPLKNARNGAAGALRNLNPKLTAERRLNAFFYNVGYSEGVEFHDHQEMMQFLRDNRFKVNPYLTYFDNFDEVSEQLAEIEEGRSKLDYLIDGVVIKITDFRIREVLGYTDKFPRWAVAYKFEAEETTTILESVIWNVGRTGKVTPLARVEPVELAGVTVQNCTLNNIGDIERKNLKHALGTRVFIRRSNDVIPEILGKVTEEKDGGEIIYPEQCPACGSPLEMRGAHLFCNNKLNCKPQIVARITHYSSRDAMDIETFSDKTAGQLYEELNVREPADLYELTLEQLVNLERFGEKKASNLLQALEESKGRDLASFLYALGIPNTGKATTKMLADHFRDLNAVMTASAEELSALPDIGGIVAESIVSFFADPFVVNGIRRLLDLGVQAKAPEAPAPVASDSFFSGKTVVLTGSLQQLTREEAAERLEALGAKVTGSVSKKTDLVIAGEKAGSKLAKAQQLGIPVIEDEEELIRLLEGGAPS from the coding sequence ATGGACGCAATGCATACGATGGAAGAGCTTGTGGCGGAGCTGAATAAATATAACTATCATTACTATACGCTCGATGCGCCGCTCATCAGCGACAAGGAGTACGACGCCCTGTACGACAAGCTCGCCTCCCTTGAGGCGGAGAGCGGGATCGTCCTGCCCGATTCGCCGACCCAGCGCGTCGGCGGCGAGCTGCTGAAGGGCTTTGTCCCGCACCGGCACTTAGCTCCCCTCTGGAGCCTTGACAAAGCGCAGAACATTGAACAGCTCCGCAATTGGAACGCCCGGGTTCTTCGGCTGGTGAACGACTATAACAGCAAGAATCCCGAGCAGCCCCTTCCGGAGCCCCGCTATGCCGTAGAACTGAAATTTGACGGTCTGACGCTGAACCTGACCTACCGTGACGGGAGGCTGGTTCAGGCATCCACACGGGGCAACGGTGTTACAGGCGAAGGCATTCTAGCGCAGGTGAAGACGATCAAATCCGTTCCGCTGACCATTCCCTTTAAGGAAGGCGTCATTGAGGTGCAGGGCGAGGGCATCATGAACTTGTCGGTGCTTGCCGATTACAACAAGACGGCGGCGGAGCCGCTGAAGAATGCGCGTAACGGGGCGGCCGGAGCGCTGCGCAACCTGAACCCGAAGCTGACGGCGGAGAGGCGGCTGAATGCTTTTTTCTACAATGTTGGCTATTCGGAAGGCGTCGAGTTCCATGATCATCAGGAAATGATGCAGTTCTTGCGCGACAACCGGTTCAAAGTTAATCCTTACCTTACATACTTTGACAACTTCGACGAAGTGTCGGAGCAGTTAGCCGAAATTGAGGAGGGCCGCTCCAAGCTGGATTACCTGATCGACGGAGTCGTCATCAAAATTACCGATTTCCGGATTCGCGAAGTGCTCGGTTATACGGACAAGTTCCCCCGCTGGGCGGTCGCCTACAAGTTCGAGGCGGAGGAGACGACCACCATACTGGAATCGGTCATCTGGAATGTGGGCCGCACCGGCAAGGTGACGCCGCTGGCCCGGGTCGAGCCCGTAGAGTTGGCTGGTGTTACCGTCCAGAACTGTACGCTTAACAATATCGGCGACATTGAGCGGAAAAATCTGAAGCATGCGCTCGGGACGCGTGTCTTCATCCGCCGTTCCAACGACGTCATACCGGAAATTCTTGGGAAGGTGACTGAAGAGAAGGATGGCGGGGAGATCATTTATCCCGAGCAATGCCCGGCCTGCGGTTCTCCGCTGGAAATGCGGGGAGCGCATCTGTTCTGCAATAATAAGCTGAACTGCAAGCCGCAGATCGTTGCGCGGATCACCCATTATTCCTCCAGGGACGCGATGGATATTGAGACCTTCAGCGACAAGACGGCGGGGCAGCTGTACGAGGAGCTTAACGTTCGCGAGCCTGCGGACCTTTATGAGCTGACGCTGGAGCAGTTGGTGAATTTGGAACGGTTCGGCGAGAAAAAGGCAAGCAATCTTCTTCAGGCGCTCGAAGAGAGCAAGGGACGGGACCTCGCTTCTTTCCTGTACGCGCTGGGAATCCCGAATACCGGCAAGGCGACGACCAAGATGCTGGCCGATCATTTCCGCGATCTGAACGCCGTTATGACGGCGAGCGCGGAGGAGCTCTCGGCGCTACCCGATATCGGCGGCATTGTGGCTGAGAGCATCGTTTCCTTTTTTGCCGATCCGTTCGTCGTTAACGGCATCCGTCGCCTGCTTGATTTGGGCGTTCAGGCCAAGGCGCCGGAAGCGCCGGCCCCGGTCGCAAGCGATTCCTTCTTCAGCGGCAAGACGGTTGTGCTTACCGGATCGCTGCAACAGCTGACCCGCGAGGAAGCGGCGGAGAGGCTGGAAGCGCTGGGCGCCAAAGTCACCGGCAGCGTCTCGAAGAAGACCGACCTCGTCATTGCCGGAGAGAAAGCCGGCAGCAAGCTGGCCAAAGCGCAGCAGCTCGGTATTCCGGTCATCGAAGACGAGGAAGAATTGATCCGGCTGCTGGAGGGCGGAGCGCCGTCCTGA
- the pcrA gene encoding DNA helicase PcrA — protein MQSVNIQDAVTRLNPPQRQAVETTDGPLLIMAGAGSGKTRVLTHRIAWLIANRKAPPWAILAITFTNKAAREMQDRVSKLVGPEGRDIWVSTFHSMCVRILRKDIERIGFTSNFSILDSTDQLSVIRACMKELNIDTKKFEPKAVQSMISTAKNELVTPAQYEMKIGDYFEGLVAKIYTMYQKKLKSNNSLDFDDLIMTTIQLFKEVPEVLDFYQRKFKYIHVDEYQDTNRAQYMLCRMLADSHHNICVVGDSDQSIYRWRGADISNILNFEEDYPEAKVILLEQNYRSTSNILNAANGVIALNTGRKPKKLWTDSEEGPKIKVYRADSEHDEGYFVSGEISKNVKKGNSYQDHAILYRTNAQSRVIEEILIKSDIPYQIVGGIKFYDRKEIKDLLAYLRLLSNPNDDISLTRVINVPKRGLGDTTVAKLTDAAAARGVSIFRVLETVDDLGFAGRTRNALVEFYDMILALHRMVEFLSVTELTEKVLEMSQYKLELQKENTIESRSRLENIDEFLSVTMEFEKNNEDKSLVSFLTDLALIADIDSMNDSDDDRSDAVVLMTMHSAKGLEFPVVFIVGMEEGVFPHSRAFQDNDELEEERRLAYVGITRAEKQLFLSCARARTLFGRTTANPPSRFLDEIPEELKEDTVMTHDRFRRGTEAGGAYGGRGFGAGGRSNFGGGRGGAAAGYGGASASAAAGRSRVTVTSGGAAARPAGGGAPADFKAGDKVSHGKWGVGTIVAVKGSGNDTELQIAFPAPVGVKRLLAGFAPISKVD, from the coding sequence ATGCAATCCGTTAATATACAAGACGCCGTAACCCGGCTTAATCCTCCCCAGCGCCAGGCGGTCGAGACAACAGACGGTCCGCTGCTTATCATGGCCGGAGCGGGGAGCGGCAAGACGAGGGTGCTGACCCATCGCATCGCTTGGCTGATCGCCAATCGTAAGGCTCCGCCTTGGGCGATTCTTGCCATTACGTTTACGAATAAGGCGGCAAGAGAAATGCAGGATCGGGTGTCCAAGCTCGTAGGCCCGGAAGGCCGCGATATTTGGGTATCGACGTTCCACTCCATGTGCGTGCGGATACTGCGGAAGGATATTGAGCGGATCGGGTTTACGTCCAATTTCTCCATTCTGGATTCCACGGACCAGCTTTCCGTTATCCGCGCGTGCATGAAGGAACTGAATATCGACACGAAGAAGTTCGAGCCGAAGGCGGTGCAGTCGATGATCAGCACGGCCAAGAACGAACTAGTGACGCCTGCGCAGTATGAGATGAAGATCGGGGATTATTTTGAAGGCCTCGTTGCCAAAATATACACGATGTACCAAAAAAAGCTCAAAAGCAACAACTCGCTTGATTTCGACGATCTGATCATGACGACAATCCAGCTCTTCAAGGAAGTACCCGAGGTGCTGGATTTCTACCAGCGGAAATTTAAGTACATCCATGTGGACGAGTATCAGGATACGAACCGGGCGCAGTACATGCTCTGCCGCATGCTGGCCGACAGCCATCATAATATTTGCGTCGTCGGCGACAGCGACCAATCGATCTACCGCTGGCGCGGCGCCGACATCAGCAACATTCTGAACTTCGAGGAAGATTACCCGGAAGCCAAAGTCATTTTGCTGGAGCAGAACTACCGCTCGACCTCGAACATTCTGAACGCCGCGAACGGCGTGATCGCGCTGAATACCGGACGGAAGCCGAAGAAGCTGTGGACGGATTCGGAGGAGGGGCCGAAGATCAAGGTTTACCGGGCCGATTCCGAGCATGACGAAGGCTATTTTGTATCCGGAGAAATCAGTAAGAATGTAAAAAAAGGAAATTCATACCAGGATCATGCGATCCTGTACCGGACCAACGCGCAGTCGCGGGTCATAGAGGAAATTCTCATTAAATCGGATATTCCATACCAGATTGTCGGGGGCATTAAGTTCTACGACCGCAAAGAAATCAAGGACCTGCTCGCTTACCTGCGGCTGCTGTCCAATCCCAACGACGATATCAGCCTGACCCGGGTGATCAATGTTCCCAAAAGAGGACTCGGCGACACGACGGTCGCCAAGCTTACCGATGCGGCGGCAGCCCGGGGCGTCTCCATCTTCCGCGTGCTGGAAACGGTGGACGACCTGGGATTTGCGGGACGGACGCGCAACGCGCTGGTCGAGTTCTACGACATGATTCTGGCGCTCCACCGGATGGTCGAATTTCTGTCGGTGACGGAGCTGACCGAGAAGGTGCTGGAAATGTCGCAGTACAAGCTGGAGCTGCAGAAGGAGAACACGATCGAATCGCGCTCCCGCCTGGAGAATATCGACGAGTTCCTGTCTGTGACGATGGAATTTGAAAAAAATAACGAAGACAAGTCGCTCGTGTCTTTCCTGACCGATCTGGCCCTGATCGCCGACATCGACAGCATGAACGATTCGGATGATGACCGCAGCGACGCCGTCGTGCTGATGACGATGCACAGCGCCAAGGGATTGGAGTTTCCGGTCGTGTTCATCGTCGGCATGGAGGAAGGGGTATTCCCGCACAGCCGCGCCTTCCAGGACAATGATGAGCTGGAAGAAGAGCGGCGGCTGGCGTATGTGGGCATTACCCGCGCCGAGAAGCAGCTATTCCTCTCCTGCGCGCGGGCGCGCACGCTGTTCGGGCGGACGACGGCCAACCCGCCGTCCCGCTTCCTGGACGAGATTCCGGAGGAGCTCAAGGAAGACACCGTCATGACCCATGACCGCTTCCGCCGGGGCACCGAGGCGGGCGGAGCCTATGGCGGCCGCGGCTTTGGCGCAGGCGGCCGCAGCAATTTCGGCGGCGGCCGGGGCGGAGCCGCCGCAGGCTACGGCGGCGCTTCGGCGTCCGCGGCGGCTGGGCGCAGCCGCGTGACCGTGACCTCGGGCGGGGCTGCGGCCCGCCCAGCGGGTGGGGGAGCGCCCGCCGATTTCAAGGCGGGCGACAAGGTCTCGCACGGCAAATGGGGCGTCGGCACCATTGTCGCCGTGAAAGGCAGCGGCAACGACACGGAGCTGCAGATTGCTTTCCCGGCGCCGGTGGGCGTGAAGCGGCTGCTGGCGGGATTTGCGCCGATCTCTAAGGTGGATTGA
- a CDS encoding heptaprenylglyceryl phosphate synthase has translation MTVVRQMIETWRHVFKLDPDRAISEEELRAVCQSGTDGILVGGSTGITYDNTARLMSGIQRYGVPCVLEVSDLSAVVPGFDAYLIPMVLNSPDPAWIVGHHQRAVERYGDFIPWELLLTEGYIVLNGNSAVARLTGADTGLSADGAAAYAHIADKLMTLPIVYLEYSGSFGDAETMKAVREAVGHARLFYGGGVTGPDQAKLAASLADTVVVGNIIYTDIGRALSTVEAVKSDAAI, from the coding sequence ATGACTGTGGTACGACAAATGATTGAGACCTGGCGCCATGTATTCAAGCTGGACCCGGACCGAGCGATTAGTGAAGAGGAATTGAGGGCGGTTTGTCAGTCTGGTACGGACGGGATTTTGGTAGGCGGCTCTACAGGCATCACCTATGACAATACCGCCCGCCTCATGTCCGGAATACAGCGGTACGGTGTACCGTGCGTCTTGGAGGTATCCGATCTGTCCGCCGTCGTGCCCGGCTTTGACGCCTATCTGATTCCGATGGTGCTGAATTCACCTGATCCGGCATGGATTGTCGGCCACCACCAGAGAGCCGTCGAGCGCTACGGCGATTTTATCCCCTGGGAGCTGCTGCTGACCGAGGGTTATATTGTGCTGAACGGAAATTCCGCCGTGGCCCGTCTGACCGGCGCGGATACGGGGCTGTCAGCAGACGGAGCGGCCGCCTATGCGCATATTGCCGACAAGCTCATGACGCTGCCCATCGTCTATCTGGAATACAGCGGCAGCTTTGGAGATGCGGAGACGATGAAAGCCGTACGTGAAGCCGTAGGCCATGCGCGTCTCTTCTACGGCGGCGGAGTTACCGGACCGGATCAAGCGAAGCTTGCGGCCTCTCTTGCCGATACGGTCGTCGTGGGTAACATCATTTATACCGATATCGGACGGGCCCTGTCGACGGTCGAGGCGGTCAAATCAGACGCTGCAATCTAG